The sequence below is a genomic window from Chloracidobacterium sp..
GTAACGCTCGCCATCATTCCGGGCCAGGAGAATGTCCGTCAAACCGTAGTCTTTCGTGAGGACCCAGACGCGATGCTCATCCAGCAACGACCAGTGACGAGGTAAAGCGGAAGGCAGGATCAACAGGCAAAAAATTGGAACAGCGAGGAAAAGAGCAGAATGACTCGTGTCCCGATTGTTGTCCGGTGGATTCATGCTTTCTCGGCGACAATCATATATTGACCGCCAAAAGGAAGTTTGGAAAACCAACGTTCAAACTTCAGCAGTTTTGAAAAACGTGGAGGAACATAGAGAAAGAAAGAAAGTTTTCTGACATGAAATCCAATGCGGCGAAGCCGTTGAACAGTTGAGAACGGCCACAGCAGAACGGCATCCCGGTCTATTTCCGCCCGCGACACCATGATCTGTGTGACTGGATTGATCGGATTATGCTCAAACACATACAAGCGCCCACGAGGGCGAAGTCCGTTGTAGAGCGCCGCAAAGTAGGTTTCCCATTCAGATGGTGGAATATGATGAAAAACACAGATCGCGGTGATCAGGTCGAAGTGATCGGGAAGAATTTGAGTAGGTTCGGTGACGTGCCGGAGATTATCGGTTGAGCACACCTGCGGCCACCGCTTGATGGCTTCATCAAGCATGCCGCGTGAGGCGTCGTAGCCGAACATCGTCCAACGAACCCCGCACGTCTGCAACAGGTGCATAAAGTCGCCCGTGCCACAGCCGAAATCAAGATAGCAACAGTCGGGTTGATGTCGCGCATTCGGCTGAGCCTGTTCCAGATCGTCTAGGAATAAATCCGCCTTGACACGCAGGTAAGCCAACGCATCACCGGCAAGTAAGCCTTTGATGGGGTCTTCCATGCCTCCGCTGTAGCCGGGCGCAAAGGCGTCAAACGTTGCGGGTCGCGGCGTGGCTTTGTCTGAGTGGTTCATGGCTGGTTGATAGGACGCCGCCCACCTCCTGAACGGTGAACAGCGGCCGTCCTTTGACCTCCTCGTAGATGCGTCCGATGTATTCGCCAAGGATGCCTAGGCAAATCAGTTGGACAGCGCCGAAGAAGAAGATGGCGGCGGTGATAATGGCGTAGCCGACCAACGTGGGCGACGGGTAGTAAATCCGCCAGTAAATGACGAGCGCCACCATCAGCATAGCCAAACCGGCGGCGCTGAGTCCGAAGTACGTGGCCAACCGCAGCGGGGCGCGGGACAGCGACACAATGCCGTTGACGGCGAGAGCAAAAGATTTGCGAAAAGTGTACTTGACTTCGCCGGCGAATCGCGGCTCGCGGTCGTACGCCACTTCCGTTTGCCGGAAACCAACCCACGCGCGCAGCCCGCGTAAGTATCGGTTACGTTCTGGCATAGCATTGAGAATGTCAACCACCCGCCGATCCATCAGGCAAAAGTCACCGGTGTCGGGGGGAATGTCCACTTCCGCCAAAATGCGGATGACGCGGTAGAACCAGTAGGCGAGAAACCGCTTAAGCCAGCGTTCCTGTTTGCGGCGCCGGCGGCGGGCGTAAACAATGTGATAGCCTTCCCGCCACTTTTGCAGCATAGCGGCGATCACTTCTGGCGGGTCCTGCAAATCGGCGTCCATGACAATGACGGCTTGGCCGCTGGTGTAGTACAAACCGGCCGTCACGGCAATCTGGTGGCCAAAGTTTCGCGCCAGACTAACGTACCGAAAGCGCGCGTCTCTGGTGTGAATGTCCCGCATGATCTCCAAAGAACGATCCCGGCTGCCGTCGTCAACAAAAATCACTTCACTGTTTGGCGACAGCTGATTCAGGATGGCTTCCATTCTGCGGTGAATTTCCGGCAGGTTTTCCTCTTCATTATAGACCGGAATCACAACGGAACATTCGGGACGAACAGACACGTCTTTTTCAGCTCGCTTCCAACAGGGTCATAGGCGTCATGCAGGCGCAAAGCGGCGTATCAGGGATGATATGTGGATATACCGTTTGAGTCCCATCCACCGACGCAGGCCCATAGCGAAAGTGGAAGCCCCGGCTAGGGAAAAGTATTGCTCCAGCCAGTGCTCGGCTTGTTCGAGCGCCGTTTGCGCCGTTGTCGGGTCGCCGACGCGCCGGGCTTGTTCGTACACGCTTGAATAAACGCGCATCAGGGCGGCGGCTTGGCCGGGCGTCGGTTGGCGTTCCTGCTCGGCGAGCCACCGTAAGTTGTAGGTCGCCGCCAAGTCAAACTCCCGCAGCCGGCGAGCCGGGTCGTCAAACCGGTTGCGCGCCGTCGGCGTTTGCATCCGGTAGAACGCACCGGTCGCCGGACTAAAGACAACGGTACAGGTCATGACCAGTCGAAACCAGAAGACGGCGTCCTCATTGGAAAGATGGTCGAGTTCTTCCGGCCAGAGATAATCGGCCGTGAGCTTTTCACGTTTGATGATGGCCGCGTGAACCGCCCACGGGGGGAAGGCTACGGCAAGGTCGCGGAGGGCGGCAATCCCTTTGCCATAGCCCGCCGGACGCTGGACGACGACTTGGTGGGGGCGGTCGGCGCGATATTCCCGCCAGCCGCCCGCGACGATCATCGCTTCGGGATGCCGTGCGGCTGTAGCCAGTTGTTGTTCGAGTTGGTCGGGCGCGAGCTGGTCGTCGGCGTCGAGGAACTGCACCCACTCGCCCTGCGCCAGCCCGACGCCGTAGTTGCGCGCCGCGCCGGGTCCCCGCCGTGGGGAAACGACGACGCGCAAGCGTGGGTCGTCAAAGGCGCGCGCCAAGTCCGCGCCGCCGTCCGTTGAGCCGTTGTCCACAATGAGCATTTCCCAGTCCGCGTACGTTTGCGCCAGCACGCTGCGGATGGTCTCCGCCACGTAGGCGGCCTTGTTGTAGAGCGGTACGACGATGGAAACGGCGGGCAAGGCGAGTGGCTCGGCGCTCTGGCTTCGACGAATCGGTTACGGTGTGGTGAGACGGACGGCGCCGCTTACGGTCTCTCGTCTTTCCAAGCGCGCGCCTGTTGGTAAACCTCAAGGTAGCCTGCGACAACGTTTTCCCAGACAAAGCGGGAGGCAATGTGAAAACCACGCTCGCCAAGGTCGCGCCGCAGTCGCTCGTTCTGGAAGAGCAAGGATAAAGCTTCCGAGACATTGGCGGCGACCGCAGGGCTGTTTTCCACAAGGACGCCGCCCGGACTATCGCCGTTGATTTCCTCAAGGACGGGTATTCTTCTGGCGATGATGGGTTTTTTGTAGCGCCATGCCTCCATGTAAACGATACCGAACGACTCCCCTTCCGATGGGACACAGAGAACGTCACACGCCGCCAAGGCGTCATGCTTTTCATCTTCGTCCAACTTCCCCAGTTCCAAGATACGCTCCGCGTACGGCGCCGGCGCTTGGATTCGTTCCTCGTCGGTCGGGCCGGCGACAACCAGTACGGCGTCGGCCTGATGTCGTTTGAGGAAGTCAACGAATGCCTGAACAACAACCGGATACCCTTTGTCTTTCGAGCGCCTGCCAAGGAAGAGCACCATGAAGTTCGGGATGTTGTGTTTCTTCCTGAATCGCGCTCCATCACCGTCGGTTCGATCCTCGAACCCGTGGAGAACGGTGATCTTCCGAGGATCAATGCCCTTGCTTTCAAGGAATCGCCGCTCGAAATGCGAATGCGCGATGAGGGCGTCGGCTTGGCGATACAGCTTGAGATCAACCGGATGGTCGCCCCACTGCCCCGGATGAACGCAGGGTTCGACGACGAACGGCTTTCCCAAATTTCTTGCGCTTGAAGCCGCTGCGAAGCCAAGCAGTTCAAGTCCTTGTCCAAGAAAATGCACGACATCAAAGGTTTCCACCGCTTTGCCGATTTTGTTTTGATAGGTTTGGGCGAAGGGTTGTATGAGAAACCCCTCCATGCCTTCCTTGAAGAGCGTCTTGTAGAGAACATCCACGACGACGCCGAAGGACCGACTGTGGCCGACAACCTGAACTTTGACGCCGCCGACTTCAAGCGTTTCGTCCAGCTGTGATCTGACAAGGTGGTTTCTGAGATCAAGTCTCGTCCGAGTGAAACGGGTGATGACTAGAAAATCATGTCCGTGTTTTTTGAGTTCGCGTCCAAGTTGGGCGGCCAGAACCTGTAGGCCGCCGGTGAGCGGAAAGAACTCGCGTGTGACTAAGGCAATTTTCATTGGAAACCTGACGGACGGCGTCATAGCGTCTCGGCGTCGGGTTGCGTCCGGCCTTC
It includes:
- a CDS encoding glycosyltransferase family 2 protein; protein product: MSVRPECSVVIPVYNEEENLPEIHRRMEAILNQLSPNSEVIFVDDGSRDRSLEIMRDIHTRDARFRYVSLARNFGHQIAVTAGLYYTSGQAVIVMDADLQDPPEVIAAMLQKWREGYHIVYARRRRRKQERWLKRFLAYWFYRVIRILAEVDIPPDTGDFCLMDRRVVDILNAMPERNRYLRGLRAWVGFRQTEVAYDREPRFAGEVKYTFRKSFALAVNGIVSLSRAPLRLATYFGLSAAGLAMLMVALVIYWRIYYPSPTLVGYAIITAAIFFFGAVQLICLGILGEYIGRIYEEVKGRPLFTVQEVGGVLSTSHEPLRQSHAATRNV
- a CDS encoding glycosyltransferase family 4 protein; the encoded protein is MKIALVTREFFPLTGGLQVLAAQLGRELKKHGHDFLVITRFTRTRLDLRNHLVRSQLDETLEVGGVKVQVVGHSRSFGVVVDVLYKTLFKEGMEGFLIQPFAQTYQNKIGKAVETFDVVHFLGQGLELLGFAAASSARNLGKPFVVEPCVHPGQWGDHPVDLKLYRQADALIAHSHFERRFLESKGIDPRKITVLHGFEDRTDGDGARFRKKHNIPNFMVLFLGRRSKDKGYPVVVQAFVDFLKRHQADAVLVVAGPTDEERIQAPAPYAERILELGKLDEDEKHDALAACDVLCVPSEGESFGIVYMEAWRYKKPIIARRIPVLEEINGDSPGGVLVENSPAVAANVSEALSLLFQNERLRRDLGERGFHIASRFVWENVVAGYLEVYQQARAWKDERP
- a CDS encoding glycosyltransferase; its protein translation is MPAVSIVVPLYNKAAYVAETIRSVLAQTYADWEMLIVDNGSTDGGADLARAFDDPRLRVVVSPRRGPGAARNYGVGLAQGEWVQFLDADDQLAPDQLEQQLATAARHPEAMIVAGGWREYRADRPHQVVVQRPAGYGKGIAALRDLAVAFPPWAVHAAIIKREKLTADYLWPEELDHLSNEDAVFWFRLVMTCTVVFSPATGAFYRMQTPTARNRFDDPARRLREFDLAATYNLRWLAEQERQPTPGQAAALMRVYSSVYEQARRVGDPTTAQTALEQAEHWLEQYFSLAGASTFAMGLRRWMGLKRYIHISSLIRRFAPA
- a CDS encoding class I SAM-dependent methyltransferase codes for the protein MEDPIKGLLAGDALAYLRVKADLFLDDLEQAQPNARHQPDCCYLDFGCGTGDFMHLLQTCGVRWTMFGYDASRGMLDEAIKRWPQVCSTDNLRHVTEPTQILPDHFDLITAICVFHHIPPSEWETYFAALYNGLRPRGRLYVFEHNPINPVTQIMVSRAEIDRDAVLLWPFSTVQRLRRIGFHVRKLSFFLYVPPRFSKLLKFERWFSKLPFGGQYMIVAEKA